ATGGATTGCATCCGCGTTCACCCGGAGCGGTGCATCTTTCGTTCTCCCAAAAGGGTGCCACGTAGATTTCAACTCAGGAGCGTCTGGGTCGGCTCCGATTCTCATCGCCTGCAGGTAGCTCTGCCGAGCCGCCTTTTGTGTCTCGCCGAAGCACAGCAGCATGTCTTCGACGTCCACTAACGGCGATCTGAACCGCCGTTTCACCTCCCTGTGTCCCGCAAATGGGTACTCCTCCGGGTCGCCCACCAGACCCCCCTTCACGGGGTTGAGATGAACGTACAAAACGAGGCGATCCAGGTAGCTCTGATCCTCAACGTACTTCGTCTTGTATCGCCCTTGCCAAAGGCTGCCTGTTCGGCCGTGCCGCCGATTGAACCCGCGACTGAATCGGTTCTGGATCCCATGCATCCCACGCCACAGCGGAACGGAGGATGTTCGCAATACCACATGGAAATGGTTGGACATCACACACCAAGCGAAAACCGTCCAGCCGTCTCGTTTCTTGATGTCTCGAACGATCTCGACGAACTCTATCGCCTCTTCTGGATCAGCAAAGATGTGCTCTCCGCTCGAGACCCGGTTATACACGTGGTACAGACCGCCTTCGACCACGATTCTCGGCCGTCTTGCCATTGCCGAATGCCTCCGACAACAGCCTACCTCAACTTTCTAAGGTTCTAAAGCCTGGCACCATTAACACGTGGACGCGTGTCACGCCTCGGTCTTGAGGCTGTGCCCGCCGTCGACCGGGATGACCGCGCCGTTGATGTAGGCCGCCGCCCGTGAGGCGAGGAACACCGCGGCACCGGCCATGTCCGCCGGTTCGCCGATCCGGCCCAGGGGGCACGCACTTTCGAATGCCTCGCGGTGCTCCTCGAGCAGCCCCCTGGTCATCTTGCTCGGGAAAAAACCTGGCGCGATCGCGTTGACTGTAATCCGCCGTCCCCCGAGGTGAACCGCCAGCATTCGGGTCAGGTGGTGCACGGCCGCCTTGGCGGCGGCATAGGAGTAGTTGGGGACGAAAGGCACCCGCAGCCCGTCGATCGAGCCGATGTTGATGATCCTGGCAGGGTCCTCTGGGCTCGCGGCCATTTCGAGCCTGGGCACCAGGTCCCGGGTCAGGAAAAACAGCGATTTGAGGTTGAGGTCGGTGACCTTGTCGAAGCCCTTTTCCGGGAATGTCTCGAACGGTTCGCCCCAGGCGGCGCCGGCGTTGTTGACCAGGATGTTCAGCTTCTCTTCGCGCTCGCCGAGATCTCGCACCAGGCCGGCCACGCCCTCGAGGGTAGAGAGGTCGTGCGGCAGCGATATGCAACGGCCCGTGGTCGAAAGCTCGGCGGCTACCGCGTCGCAGACCTCGGCCGACCGCGAGCTGATGTAGACGGTGGCGCCCGCCTCGACGAAGCCGCGGGCGATCATCAGGCCGATACCGCGCGAGCCGCCGGTCACCAGCGCCACCTTGCCGCGAATCGAGAACAGAGTTTCCACATCGATCGGTGTGTCGTTCACGGAACTCATCTCAATGGACCTCCCGTCCCCGGCGATCATACGCGCGACCCACCGGGGTGGCGCCGGTGCATGTGCGCTCTATCGTTTCTGAAACTGATAGGCCCCGTCCCAGGATGTGGCGAAGGTCTTCGCTTTGAAGATCCAGCCGCCCCGGCCGGCGAAATCCCCGGCGCCGATGAGCAGGTCCTTGGTCCCCGGGATGATGGCCATCGTTGTTGAAGCCAACATGGAGCCGGTCTCTCGCCCCGGTATCAGCACCTGGCCTATGAGGTTGCCGAGCATGTTGAAGACCAAAACTTTCCCTCCGCCGAAATACGCGACGTAGACGTTGTCGTCGTCATCAATCATCACCGAATCGGGTCCGCCAAACCCATTGAAACGATACGGAATGATGTGTCCGTAGAGGCTCAGGGTAGTCCCTTCGGCTTCGAGAGCGAGTCGGTGGAGGCGCTGGTTGAAGGTCTCCGTGACCCAGAGAGTCTTCCCGTCCTTGCTCAGAGCGATCCCGTTTGGCGAGGCCAGGTTCTTCAGGACGGGCGTGATCGTCTTGAAGTCTGGCGACACGTGGTAGACAGCACCATCCGCGGTGTTTTCGACGCTCGTGTAGTCCTTGAAGTCCGTGAAGTAGAAGCCGCCCTTGGCGTCGAACACCATGTCGTCGGGCGTGTAGGCGCCGGGGCCGACAATGGTTTCCACGTTGGATCCGTCGGGCTGCATGGCGATGATCCGGCCCGTGGCGTCTCCCCGGTATCCCTGCTTTTCACCGAGATCGCAGAGAAACAACCTCCCATCTTTGTGGATCTTGACCGTGGCGAACCTGCTGTTTGACGGCCCATAAACGGTCGTCAACTCCTTGTACGGGGGAGCCGATTTCAGCACGCTGCCGTTGCCCACCAGGACCAGAAAGAGATTGCCGTCGCGATCGAAGATCAGGCCTTCGGGAGTCTCCGCTTCCTCGGTGACCTGGAGCCATTTTTCGGCAACAACGGTCTGTACACCGTGCGTCCCCACGAGCGGGACCAGGCTCTTCGAGTCGCCCGAATATTTCAGTTCGGTGGGCGATGCTGGTGACGCTGCAAGGCCGACCTGCCCAATTCCCATCAGGATGACAGCGATAACAAGCGTTGATATTCCGGCACAAAGGCGCATCAAAACGTCATTCATGTGGGACCGTCCTTTCACGCGGGTTCCTTCAAAGCTCATTGTCCGAGGGTGCCACACTTTGAAATGTCTCATGGTCGTGCTTGGTGAGGGAGAGAAAGCAACAATGGGTCAATGCGAAGGGTTTCGTCCCTCCCAACTCATTTCTGCGGCTGGTGAGCGCGCGAGGGAGCGCGACCCCCCTGCCAGTCGCGTAGCACGTGGCTGTAAGACGGCCGCTGCGCCGAACGGACGTCGGGTCAGCACTTCTTCCCTGAAGTGTTGAAAGAAAAGAGAACTGTAGGTGACCGCACTCTCGAATGACAACGCTCAAACAGGGGTCGACGTTACATTATGATGACCGTGACCGCGCGGCGGACCCGTCCAGGTCTGCGCACACCAGCGGTCACACGGCATGCGGCGGAGGGAGGGGGCGCGGCTGCCGACCGCACCCCCCTCCGCCGGATGTCTCAAAACGCGAGCTTGACCTTGAGCTGCAACCTTCTCGGACTCACCCAGTCCCTGGCCTCGTAGTCCTCGCCGGGGAAGAGGATCCAATCCACCCAGTACTCCGGGGCGTCCTCGTTGAGCACGTTGAGCACCTGCAGGCCGATGTCCAGATTCACATTGCTACCGAGTCCAAAGGTCTTCTGCAGGCCCAGGTCGAGGATTTTCTGGCTCGGAAAACGCAGATCCTCGCTTTTGTCTGCCGTGAGCGTGATCGCCCGGCCGGTCACTGGC
This portion of the Acidobacteriota bacterium genome encodes:
- a CDS encoding transposase; its protein translation is MARRPRIVVEGGLYHVYNRVSSGEHIFADPEEAIEFVEIVRDIKKRDGWTVFAWCVMSNHFHVVLRTSSVPLWRGMHGIQNRFSRGFNRRHGRTGSLWQGRYKTKYVEDQSYLDRLVLYVHLNPVKGGLVGDPEEYPFAGHREVKRRFRSPLVDVEDMLLCFGETQKAARQSYLQAMRIGADPDAPELKSTWHPFGRTKDAPLRVNADAIHVDLQGRTTGLERPGLEAKEFISRVCELAGFDHDQLASRSRDRATANARKVVATLGVERWSQKRTALAAVLNKNPDVVSFWAGEGARRRQEDPDYAAKLDELDEHLSAALTRDG
- a CDS encoding SMP-30/gluconolactonase/LRE family protein produces the protein MNDVLMRLCAGISTLVIAVILMGIGQVGLAASPASPTELKYSGDSKSLVPLVGTHGVQTVVAEKWLQVTEEAETPEGLIFDRDGNLFLVLVGNGSVLKSAPPYKELTTVYGPSNSRFATVKIHKDGRLFLCDLGEKQGYRGDATGRIIAMQPDGSNVETIVGPGAYTPDDMVFDAKGGFYFTDFKDYTSVENTADGAVYHVSPDFKTITPVLKNLASPNGIALSKDGKTLWVTETFNQRLHRLALEAEGTTLSLYGHIIPYRFNGFGGPDSVMIDDDDNVYVAYFGGGKVLVFNMLGNLIGQVLIPGRETGSMLASTTMAIIPGTKDLLIGAGDFAGRGGWIFKAKTFATSWDGAYQFQKR
- a CDS encoding SDR family oxidoreductase, encoding MSSVNDTPIDVETLFSIRGKVALVTGGSRGIGLMIARGFVEAGATVYISSRSAEVCDAVAAELSTTGRCISLPHDLSTLEGVAGLVRDLGEREEKLNILVNNAGAAWGEPFETFPEKGFDKVTDLNLKSLFFLTRDLVPRLEMAASPEDPARIINIGSIDGLRVPFVPNYSYAAAKAAVHHLTRMLAVHLGGRRITVNAIAPGFFPSKMTRGLLEEHREAFESACPLGRIGEPADMAGAAVFLASRAAAYINGAVIPVDGGHSLKTEA